GAAGAGTAGGAGGAGGAAGACGGGACGGAGAGGCATGCTACTCCGCAGAGTCTGTAATATGGTCGTTGAACCTGGGGGCAAGCGTGCGGCTGTCGATAAAAAGAAATCCACGTTCCGTGTTTGCATGGTAGGTCAAGCTGATCTCGGTATCAGTCCCGCGCCAAATATACTGTTGACTAAGACCCCGCATCATCTGCCCTGGGGTGCGCTCAAGTGAACCAAACTGTTGCTCCAGATGGCTGAGAATTTGTTTGTGCCGATCGTCGCCCTGATAGCGGATGGTTACACGGGCGAATTGTTCATCGACTGCTAAGAAGCGGAGGCTTTCGACCGGTATTCCCGCAAACAGAGGCTGACTGTCCCTCAATTGGTATTCGCTCACATGCGGGCCTGCTTTCGCGACTTGCAAGTCCGGCCTCGTGGTGAGAGTTGAACCCCAGATGAGACTCTGAAAACCATTCGGATCGTTTACCATCTGCACGGCCTGGGCAAGAAAGGGGTAGTTCATACAGAGGACTAGCCCCAGTGAGATAAGGTAGCGGCCCGCGCGATGTCTCTGTTGTCCGGTCATGTCAGAACGCTACCATGGACGATTGGATGGCGCAACTCCCTCAGTTTTGTTGAGAATGTCCTGAGGCGTAGCTATAATGCGCGGGTTTTCCCACATGTGTTGCGGCGAGGAACCGACCCCATGATTGACAGCGATGCGTTCGTTCAAGCGGTACAAGATATCGGAGTCGATTTCTTTACGGGGGTTCCGGATTCGATCTTAGGCGGCATCATTGCCGAGTTGATGGAACGGCGTCTCTACACCCCGGCTGTTCGGGAAGATGAAGCGGTCGCCATGGCTGCCGGGGCCTATATGTCCGGCAAGGTTCCCGCCGTGCTCATGCAGAATTCGGGGTTGGGCACGTCCCTCAACACCCTCATTTCGTTGAACATGATCTATTGCCAGCCCTGTATTTTGATTGTGTCCTGGCGTGGCTATCAAGGTAAAGATGCGCCGGAGCATCTCGTGATGGGTGAGGTGATGCCGCAGTTTCTGGACACGATGAAAATCCCGCATCGAACCCTCTCGGAAAAGACGGCGATTGACGATCTGAAATGGCTGGCGGAGACGTTCATGAAGCAGCGCATTCCCGTCGCCCTCTTGATAACGAAGGGTGTTGTGAGAGGGGTGCACCCATGAGACCGGAAGAAGGCACGATGCAGAGCCGGGCAATGGCCATGGCGGCACTGCTGGAACTACTGACCGACCAACCGGTGATTATTTGCAACGGGTTTCCCTCTCGCGAAGCCTATAAGATTGCCGATCGTCCGACTCATTTCTATATGATCGGGTCCATGGGGAATGCCCCGGCCATTGCGCTAGGTGTCGCGCTCGCCAAGCCGAACAAGCAGGTGGTGGTGTTCGATGGGGACGGCAACGTCTTGATGGGCCTGGGGACGCTCGCGACGGTGGGCGCGTTGAAACCAAAAAATTTCATCCATGTGGTGTTCGACAATGAAGTCTATGGCACGACAGGGAACCAGCCGACGATTTCCAATGTCGTTCCGCTGGAGAAGGTGGCCAAGGCGGCCGGGTATGTGAATGTCGAACGGGTACGGGAACGTGAGGACCTCGTCTACGAATTCAAAGACATGTTAAAGAAGGATGGGCCGAGCCTGTTGTTGGTCAAAGTCAATGAGATGGTGGAGGATGTCGGGCGCGTGATGCTCGATCCGCCGGACATTACCAAGCGGTTCATGAAAGCGATACAATAGCGTCTCGTGAGGGGTAAGGCGTAAGGGGTGAGTGGGGTAGAACCAATCTTCCCAGGCGATTTCGCCTAACGTCTCACACCTCACGCCTAACGAGGTTTATGATCTTATTGAATCCAGGGCCGGTGAATGTGTCGGAGCGGGTGCGGCAGGCGCTGTTGCGGCCGGATGTCTGCCACCGGGAGTCGGAATTTACTGAACTCCTGCACGGGATCCAAGCGAAGCTGCTGAAGCTCTTTGTGCCGGGGGCGGAAGCGGAGTACGCCGCTGTTGTGTTAACTGGATCAGGCACTGCGGCAGTGGAGTCGGCCGTCATGTCGGCGCTCCCGCACGGTAAACGGATGCTGGTACTCAACAACGGCGTCTATGGCGAGCGCATCTCCCAGATGGTCGGGCTGTCTCGCCTGGGCGTGTCTGAACTCAAATACGATTGGACGATGAGGCCGGATCCTGAACGGCTGCGGCTGGCGTTGCGACAACATCCGGAAGCCCAGGCAGTCGCCATGGTCCATCATGAGACGACCACCGGACTCATCAATCCAGTCAAAGAGATTGCGGACGTCGTCGACAGCCAGAATCGGGTGTTTATTCTGGACGCGGTCAGTGCGTTGGCAGGGGAGCTGCTGGATATCGCCGGGTCTCACATCTATATGGTGGCTGGCACGTCAGGCAAGTGTATTCAGGGATTCCCCGGCCTGTCTTTCGTGCTCGTCCGCAAGGGGTTTCTCGAGCGGATGCGCGCGTACCCTAGACGGTCGATCTATCTCCATATCACGCAGTATGTCGATGACCAGGGTCGCGGAACGATTCCCTTCACGCCGGCTGTACAGGTCTATTATGCGTTCGATGAGGCGTTGAATGAACTCATGGAGGAAGGGGTTGCCAAGCGGATTCAGCGATATAAGACCGTGGCGACCCTCATTCGAGACCGCATGGCGAAACTTGGCGTGAAGCCGCTGTTGACTCCGGAGAAACATTCGAACACGATTACGGCCTTTCATCTTCCCGAGGGTGTCACGTATCGGTCGTTGCACGATCGATTAAAAGAAGCGGGCTACGTGATCTATGCGGGCCAAGGCCAACTCGAGAGCAAGATTTTCCGCATTGCCAACATGGGCGCCCTCACAGAGGCCCAGTTTGTCGGATTTCTCGACGCATTTGAACGGATTTGCGGCACAGCATGAAAGCCATCATCCTCGCAGCAGGAGTCGGGAAGCGTCTGTGGCAACTCACGCAACACCGCCCGAAGTGCCTCATCGAGATTGGCGGGCGGACCCTTTTGCATCGCTATCTTACGTCGCTCCGGAGCGTCGGCATTCACAATGCCGACGTGGTTGTAGGCTACAAGCAGGAGATGATTCGCGCGGCTGTGGCAGCGGACTCCTGTGGCGTGCGTGTGAATTTCCTCGTCAACGAGCAGTTCCATCGCGGCAGCATTTCTTCGCTCTGGATCGCGCGCAATGTGCTGGATGATAATGCGATTATCATGGACGCAGATGTGCTCTTCCATCAAGAGATCTTGCGTCGTTTGGTGCAGTCTCCTTATGAGAATGCCTTGCTCATGGATGAGACTGTCAAG
The nucleotide sequence above comes from Nitrospirota bacterium. Encoded proteins:
- a CDS encoding sulfopyruvate decarboxylase subunit alpha — encoded protein: MIDSDAFVQAVQDIGVDFFTGVPDSILGGIIAELMERRLYTPAVREDEAVAMAAGAYMSGKVPAVLMQNSGLGTSLNTLISLNMIYCQPCILIVSWRGYQGKDAPEHLVMGEVMPQFLDTMKIPHRTLSEKTAIDDLKWLAETFMKQRIPVALLITKGVVRGVHP
- a CDS encoding sulfopyruvate decarboxylase subunit beta; the encoded protein is MRPEEGTMQSRAMAMAALLELLTDQPVIICNGFPSREAYKIADRPTHFYMIGSMGNAPAIALGVALAKPNKQVVVFDGDGNVLMGLGTLATVGALKPKNFIHVVFDNEVYGTTGNQPTISNVVPLEKVAKAAGYVNVERVREREDLVYEFKDMLKKDGPSLLLVKVNEMVEDVGRVMLDPPDITKRFMKAIQ
- a CDS encoding alanine--glyoxylate aminotransferase family protein, yielding MILLNPGPVNVSERVRQALLRPDVCHRESEFTELLHGIQAKLLKLFVPGAEAEYAAVVLTGSGTAAVESAVMSALPHGKRMLVLNNGVYGERISQMVGLSRLGVSELKYDWTMRPDPERLRLALRQHPEAQAVAMVHHETTTGLINPVKEIADVVDSQNRVFILDAVSALAGELLDIAGSHIYMVAGTSGKCIQGFPGLSFVLVRKGFLERMRAYPRRSIYLHITQYVDDQGRGTIPFTPAVQVYYAFDEALNELMEEGVAKRIQRYKTVATLIRDRMAKLGVKPLLTPEKHSNTITAFHLPEGVTYRSLHDRLKEAGYVIYAGQGQLESKIFRIANMGALTEAQFVGFLDAFERICGTA
- a CDS encoding phosphocholine cytidylyltransferase family protein; the protein is MKAIILAAGVGKRLWQLTQHRPKCLIEIGGRTLLHRYLTSLRSVGIHNADVVVGYKQEMIRAAVAADSCGVRVNFLVNEQFHRGSISSLWIARNVLDDNAIIMDADVLFHQEILRRLVQSPYENALLMDETVKQIGEECMVVVEGGRVIALTKKMPLHYDYAGEGVGFLKIRHADGPSVVASLRTHVDHEAWQMEYEDALFEFFRDVKVGHEKIGGLPWTEIDFVEDVSKAERDVLPKL